The window atgaataaatgaaggGGAGAGAACAGCAAGGCCCAGAGCAGATAATGTTATACAGAGATGCCCTCTGTCGGTCAAGCAGGAGGAGGGCCAAAGGAAATCcatccagcagagccaaggatTTGCaacttccctccctccctttatAGATGGGCCCCTAGAAACATTCCCTATGTGCTGtgcaaaatttaaatttagtGGATTTTCAGCCTGACTGCTGAAGTGATCTTGCAAGGGCAGTCCAGCCCCCTGCTCTCCTTCGTTTTGAGTCTTAAGATCCTTGGATAAGTCAAAGAACTTCAGTAAAAAtgcaacaggaaaacaaaggcaTCCAGAGAAATGTTCTGCCACGCTGGCCAGCTGAACTGACTCACCAGCTGCCTTGATGTCTTATaaggaaagaaatgggaaaactgGGCCAGGAAAAGAGACACACCCCCCTTATGTGAGACTGACTTTGCTGTAATAGTTAAATTCTGCAGACAAATAGTCCACAAGTCTCTGCAAGCTGTAACATCCCTTGCAGTCAATACTAGGAAACTGAAATACACTGAAAACTATTTAAGATACTGATCAATTCAGAACAGCCTCCGTCTGATAAGTGGGGTTGTTATTTGATTACAGCtatgattttaaataatttctaagaAGCACAGAGAGCTTGCTCAAATGATACAAACTGCAGATTTTAAATCTGTTGTCAGCCTATTAAGCAATGCAGATCCATTGCACACACATCACTATCAGCTCAGCTCTTTCTTGTATCAATTTAATTCCTGCTGGTATAAATCCCTGATTTAATTTACTGACTGGGAATTAAATCAGCATGAACTGGTTTCAGTGCATCTGTGCTGGGCATTTGTGATGATCCAACTAGACCATTAAAAAAATGTCACTGGATCAGAAAGCTGCAGTGACAGAAACAAATTCTTAGGAGATGCCATGTAATAATTTTGCACACTAAAGAATGATACATGCAGTGAGTGGGCAGCCTTCTCCCACTTTATTCTTTTCACTGAAATTGAACCTTGTCTGCCAATATATTTTACAGTCAGCACAGTTTTGTACATGTCTTCATAATGCTGGAATTCTGGGAAAATTGACAGGCTGCAACCATCAGGTTGTCATTGGAGTAGACAGTTGGCCAGGGAATGTGTGTACTGGGAGCTATTCTGAAACCCAACATTTTACATCCAGAAGAGTaccagggagctgctgttttTCCATCCTTAAGTGTAGGGGAGGATTAAAAGCCTTATCAGGAGAATCAGCTGTTGGAGGTCCTTGTGCTGAGAGCCAGCCCACAGCATCTCACACCCAAAGGGCTCTTTGTGTCCCATCACCCTCCCACCACTCTCTCTGCCCAGCTGTTAAgtgtgtttgggatttgttttcatGCACAATGTGCTCTGGCAAACTCTGGGTCCATCTGGGAATGGCACAGAGACTGTGTTCTACCTCTCCACTACAGCCAAGGCTGGCATCACACAGGCTGTGCAGAACAGCTAAGGGGTccctgtgtgtgctccagctGCTTCTCTGACATGAGGGGTTTGCTGAAGCTGGACCTGCAGATCTTTTTAAATTTGAGCTTTCCAGGAAGATGCTGTTTTactgggagagctggaaaaaGCTCAGATGTCTCTCTTCCACACTGGGTACAGCTGGAATATACCTAGCTCCTCACACCAGGCAAGGCTACTGTGCAGACTTTTCCCCAAGGTAGGAAGCATTCTTTCCAGTCTTCTTGAGGGTTTCCAAGAGGGTGTCAACGTTGTGCTCTGAGTCAATGTACACCTTCTTGTTGGGCAGGTCAATATCAAAGTTGACACCTATGAGGAAAAGCATTTTGCAGAGTTAGAAGCAGCCAAATGGTGTAAGCACAGGGGAAACTCACCTTCACAcatctctgctccccagggcatCAGTCAAATGGACATTTATCTCCTGCCAGCACACTCTGACACCACCACCAGCCAGCAAAACCAGCCTGCTGTCCTGACAGCAGTGGTATGAAGGAAGTTAAATCTGCTCTAGCTCCACATCAGGTATCAGTCTCTGAACTGCTTTAATCTGCTCACTCCTCCTTGGATCAACACAGTCACTCATGTAGGAATCTGTGTAAGCTGAGTTCAAACCAGCCACTAAAATTTCCACCCAGCTCAGTCTGTGCTCTGGTTTAGTGTGAATAGGGTTAGGAAAGGCTCAGGACAAGATGCCTAAACTGGCAGTACCACCTACCAGCTGGAagtaaaaggaggaaaaagacgTGGATTTCTCTGTGCCTAATAAAGGTGAGCCACTCTCACCCCAGTGAGAGGAACTGGACATGCAGTCTCTATCCAGTTATGTATTTCACAAAACCTGCAGGTATGGATCAGCTTTGAGAACTATGCCTCATCATCACTGAGGCTGATACTGGCCAGCCTGTTGAAGAGTGATGGAGGTGCTGAC of the Ammospiza nelsoni isolate bAmmNel1 chromosome 16, bAmmNel1.pri, whole genome shotgun sequence genome contains:
- the ATOX1 gene encoding copper transport protein ATOX1; this encodes MPKHEFFVDMTCEGCSNAVTRVLHRLGGVNFDIDLPNKKVYIDSEHNVDTLLETLKKTGKNASYLGEKSAQ